The Chryseobacterium oranimense genome contains the following window.
ATTACATTAATTAATCTATACGGCCTTACATAAAATTTAATGGACTCTTAAGCAAGGTTTAAATATTAAGGCATTTTTCAAGCGACTGATATCGTAGTCTAATTATTTAGATTAAAAAAGCTCCTTATCATATCGACAAGGAGCTTATATTTTAAAATCCGACCTGGAACCCTGCTTTTATTCCAAACGTTGAAATATCCGGTCTGTCGAGATAATTACCTCTCCAGTTAAAGTCAACCCTGAATATTCTAAGGTTTCCGATTCCGATATTTTCAATTCCGAATCCATATTCAAAATAGATTTGCTCGCTTGGTGCTGAATATTTGAATCCATCTACATTAATGGCCTTGGAAGCATCACTTAAAGTTCCGTAAGCGCTTCTGATGAAAGCGATTTCTCTAAGCTTAAGTTTTTTGATCAAAGGAATAAAAGAAAGTATTTTTCCATTGAAATGATGTTCAATGTGCAGCGTTGTATAAGTGTCGGCTACAAATTCATAATAGTTAAGCTGTGAGAAGGTATTCTGTGCAAGGCTGTATGACTGGTTTCCGGGAATTACATTCTGCAGAGCCAATGGAACCGTATCAAAAGTTTTTCCGGCTTCAAAGTTTACGATGGTTTTCCCCCAGCTTCCAATTAGTATCGGTTTGTAAAACATAAACTGAAGTCTGTTATAGTTGAAATCACCGTTAAAAAGGCCTTCAATACCCCTTGTATATTTAAGGATAATGGTAGGAGCCAATGTTCCGTGCTCGTAGCGGTCAACTCCTGTCTGGGAGAACTTTGCTCCCGGTCTTGCAATTAAGCTTAAAGTAACGTGAGAGTCGTTAAGTGTTTTTCTCAGATTACCATTCTGGTAATACATCAGGCTGAATTTATCAGGATTGGCTGATTTTATGCTTTGTAATGTTCCGTCAACTCGCACCTGGAAGTTTTTCCATGGCTCAATGGAAGCGAAGATATTGGTTTTGTTTATGGAACTTAAGGAAGCATTTTCTCCCCTTGCAAAAAGAGTGGATGAAGCAAAGGTACGGGCCATGATTCCGTCATCAGTGGTAAGCTGTACGCCCAGCTGCTCAATATCTCTCTTTGTACCGGCGCCGATCATAAATCTGTTGACCCGGTTGAACATATAACGGCCTTCTGCACCATATTTAACTTGCTGATCTTTGAATCCATATGCAGTATAGAATTGAACTCTCCAAGGGTCGTTTTGCCCAAAGTAAGTTCTTGCTCCAAGTCTTATTCTGTCACCTTCCACTTCGTTTTTACCGTAAATTGAAAAAATAGGACCGATATCAATGCCTTTAAACGCATTATAATATCCGGATGCAAGTGTTTCATAGATTTTAACGATACGGTTGAATTTTGGTGTCTGCTGAAGCCTGTCAAGCATCTCATAAACGCCTTGTTCTGATTTCGATAACGAGTCAGGTCTTGCTTTTAACCAATAAGCATCATCTTTATCTACAAATTTATCATCATACTCTTCCTGTTTTCGTGTGAAAACTTTATCATCAAGAGGTTTATTGAAATCATATTG
Protein-coding sequences here:
- a CDS encoding DUF5686 family protein produces the protein MMLNNNSKYYNLFFLLFISCLAYAQNTANGRIVDAKTNKEISGVDVFINDNTEPFLKTTLGSFSIQSDSIIYKLRFSKKSYSNETVTITPENAANVFVQLSQEKVSSIGEIVIHNEKPKYKNKKENPAYAIMQEVWKRKRNNGLEKFDTYTYKEYEKIQFDANNLDSAFMSKKIFNKLDFIFDYADSTASGKIGLPIFLNESIYENYGENKPGKKTKRLLVAQKTSGFQDNQVITITAKNLYRDINIYDNTLNYFDIGFPSPVGTNGFSTYDYNLTDTISIHGENAYKIRYQPKRKDVLAFQGYLYIDTDNYAVLGATLKSTQKINVNFINSISTELEYDNPDENTFLPKKFITEIELTPFAKKRTSKSIIAKRTVDYSQYDFNKPLDDKVFTRKQEEYDDKFVDKDDAYWLKARPDSLSKSEQGVYEMLDRLQQTPKFNRIVKIYETLASGYYNAFKGIDIGPIFSIYGKNEVEGDRIRLGARTYFGQNDPWRVQFYTAYGFKDQQVKYGAEGRYMFNRVNRFMIGAGTKRDIEQLGVQLTTDDGIMARTFASSTLFARGENASLSSINKTNIFASIEPWKNFQVRVDGTLQSIKSANPDKFSLMYYQNGNLRKTLNDSHVTLSLIARPGAKFSQTGVDRYEHGTLAPTIILKYTRGIEGLFNGDFNYNRLQFMFYKPILIGSWGKTIVNFEAGKTFDTVPLALQNVIPGNQSYSLAQNTFSQLNYYEFVADTYTTLHIEHHFNGKILSFIPLIKKLKLREIAFIRSAYGTLSDASKAINVDGFKYSAPSEQIYFEYGFGIENIGIGNLRIFRVDFNWRGNYLDRPDISTFGIKAGFQVGF